Proteins from a single region of Geothrix sp. PMB-07:
- a CDS encoding NAD-dependent epimerase/dehydratase family protein produces MRFDEVLAELKAAPKTWLVTGVAGFIGSNLLEALLKAGQTVVGLDNFATGSQANLDDVKGVVGPEAWARFSFIHGDIRNLADCQRACENVDYVLHEAALGSVPRSIEDPIATNQANIDGFLNMLVASRDQKVKRFVYAASSSTYGDHPDLPKREDKIGQPLSPYAVTKLVNELYAKVFGNTYGLQTIGLRYFNVFGRRQSPNGPYAAVIPLWIAGLMRKKAVAINGDGETSRDFCYVENVVQANLLAATATNPDASSQVYNVAFGGRTTLNQLHEKLRTRLARHDAAIAALEPDYRPFRGGDVRHSQADISKAAGLLGYAPQFDVDRGLDEALAWYRANLG; encoded by the coding sequence ATGCGATTCGACGAAGTCCTCGCTGAACTGAAGGCCGCTCCCAAAACCTGGCTGGTGACCGGCGTGGCCGGCTTCATCGGCTCGAACCTGCTGGAAGCCCTGCTGAAGGCAGGCCAGACGGTGGTGGGCCTCGACAACTTCGCCACGGGCTCGCAGGCCAACCTTGATGACGTGAAGGGTGTCGTCGGGCCGGAGGCCTGGGCCCGGTTCAGCTTCATCCACGGCGACATCCGCAACCTGGCGGATTGCCAGCGCGCCTGCGAGAACGTCGACTATGTCCTCCACGAGGCGGCTCTGGGTTCGGTGCCCCGCTCCATTGAGGATCCCATCGCCACGAACCAGGCCAACATCGATGGGTTCCTGAACATGCTGGTGGCGAGCCGGGATCAGAAGGTGAAGCGCTTCGTCTACGCCGCCTCCAGCTCCACCTACGGCGACCACCCCGACCTGCCCAAGCGCGAGGACAAGATCGGACAGCCGCTGTCGCCCTATGCCGTGACCAAGCTGGTGAACGAGCTGTACGCCAAGGTCTTCGGCAACACCTATGGCCTGCAGACCATCGGCCTGCGGTACTTCAATGTCTTCGGTCGGCGCCAAAGTCCCAACGGACCCTATGCCGCCGTCATCCCCCTCTGGATCGCGGGTCTGATGCGCAAGAAGGCCGTGGCCATCAATGGCGACGGGGAGACCAGCCGAGATTTCTGCTACGTCGAGAATGTGGTTCAGGCAAACCTGCTGGCGGCCACGGCCACCAATCCTGACGCCAGCAGCCAGGTCTACAACGTCGCCTTCGGGGGCCGCACCACCCTGAACCAGCTGCACGAGAAGTTGCGTACACGTCTCGCCCGCCACGATGCGGCCATCGCCGCTCTGGAACCCGACTACCGCCCCTTCCGCGGCGGCGACGTCCGCCACTCCCAGGCCGACATCTCCAAGGCGGCTGGCCTGCTGGGCTACGCGCCGCAATTCGATGTGGATCGCGGTCTGGACGAGGCCCTTGCCTGGTACCGGGCGAACCTCGGATGA
- a CDS encoding glycosyltransferase family 4 protein, whose translation MAVFGSYAPSLWLFRAPMMRAMVAAGHEVIGLAPDGDQVLIDHLASIGVAYRHVPLGRTGLNPLEDLRSILAIRAALKELKPDVLLSYTIKPVIYGSYAASLVGVPHCHAMVTGLGSSLMGEGFKRKCMAFLSKWLYRKGLARVEGVFFQNPDNQAFFEANRLLPATCRITQINGSGVDLAQFPLTPQPAVPLTFLLVGRMTREKGIVEFVEAARRIKAKHPATRFHLLGGYDTNPSAISEAQIQAWVNEGVVQYLGTVKDVRPMLAEAQVMVLPSYGEGTPRSVLEAMAMGRAAVTTLAPGCKETVIDGQTGFLVPPKNIEALTEAMERFIADPGLATRMGIAARAYAEDKYDVDKVNAVIMKAMGL comes from the coding sequence GTGGCGGTCTTCGGGAGCTATGCCCCGTCCCTGTGGCTGTTCCGCGCTCCCATGATGCGGGCCATGGTGGCTGCGGGCCACGAGGTCATCGGCCTTGCCCCCGATGGCGACCAGGTGCTGATCGATCACCTGGCCTCCATCGGCGTGGCCTATCGGCACGTCCCCCTGGGGCGCACCGGGCTCAATCCCCTGGAGGACCTCCGCTCCATCCTGGCCATTCGCGCCGCGCTCAAGGAGCTGAAGCCCGATGTCCTGCTGAGCTACACCATCAAGCCCGTGATCTACGGCTCCTACGCCGCGTCCCTGGTTGGCGTTCCCCATTGCCACGCCATGGTGACAGGGCTGGGCTCCAGCCTCATGGGAGAGGGTTTCAAGCGGAAGTGCATGGCCTTCCTTTCCAAATGGCTCTACCGCAAAGGACTGGCCCGAGTCGAAGGGGTCTTCTTCCAGAACCCTGACAACCAGGCCTTCTTTGAAGCGAACCGCCTGCTCCCGGCCACCTGCCGGATTACCCAGATCAATGGCTCCGGCGTGGATCTGGCGCAGTTTCCCCTGACGCCCCAACCCGCGGTACCGCTCACCTTTCTGCTGGTCGGCCGCATGACCCGCGAAAAGGGCATCGTGGAATTCGTCGAGGCGGCGCGGCGCATCAAGGCCAAGCACCCGGCGACCCGGTTCCACCTGCTGGGTGGCTACGACACCAATCCCAGCGCCATTTCAGAGGCTCAGATCCAGGCCTGGGTGAACGAAGGGGTGGTCCAGTATTTGGGCACGGTGAAGGATGTGCGCCCCATGCTAGCCGAAGCGCAAGTCATGGTGCTGCCCAGCTATGGCGAAGGGACGCCACGTTCCGTGCTTGAGGCCATGGCCATGGGCCGGGCGGCGGTGACCACCCTGGCCCCCGGCTGCAAGGAGACCGTCATCGATGGCCAAACGGGATTTCTGGTGCCCCCGAAAAACATCGAAGCCTTGACGGAGGCCATGGAGCGCTTCATCGCTGATCCTGGGCTCGCCACCCGCATGGGGATTGCCGCCCGGGCCTACGCCGAAGACAAGTACGACGTGGACAAGGTCAACGCCGTGATCATGAAGGCCATGGGCCTTTGA
- a CDS encoding NAD(P)-binding domain-containing protein, whose amino-acid sequence MRIGFIGLGTMGQPMARNLLGLGHALTVYNRTPGRAKALLTLGAKEATSISDAVKEAEVAITMVSDDQAVSELVYGPGGLLQCLAPKAIHLCMSTISVETSAALASAHAKANQGYVAAPVFGRADSVESRRIWIVAGGPEPQVNRCLPIFVALGRDHTRVGSKASLAHALKQGGMTLSRAMEEAVAQILGFAEKAGMDHSNYLRLLNTAIFKSHLVDANGAVSIRPSFDPRDQSLDLAANEMLFHAARRVGVPVPASDLLNVRLQAAGARGWGEQDLAALSEDPDPTEAPASTAPESPTSAPPVPEPSHAEEADVETPPPSPDPPPPPPVETPIAVEKPATPEPPAPVVVPVVPPVKAQPVPAVKAPSSSATAKKTPNVPAPTRGVPPVRIPTPVFKPIPPPGPPSVPVQILSNLSPSAQSAPTLVLKVIPAPLPPLAGAAPSRSTSAKPPRRNPERRKGNDPKRSQSRRQEERRAIPPSAETPSQAPAPEPAQTPKPAPSPTPATPVSAPRRLSSDTFTAVEGGSEVLMDLEQTSHFEVIMGQVWAWSQGKRYHTPWRTLAEVEGAFKHVLFLPIKRHLLLRPEAVQNLKPTFGGGAKADMGGNQEIDVGRAAAQRLKELLGL is encoded by the coding sequence ATGCGCATCGGCTTCATAGGACTCGGCACCATGGGCCAGCCCATGGCCCGCAACCTCCTGGGCCTTGGGCATGCATTGACTGTCTACAACCGCACACCAGGCCGTGCCAAGGCCCTGCTCACATTGGGGGCCAAGGAGGCAACCAGCATTTCGGATGCGGTCAAGGAAGCCGAGGTGGCCATTACCATGGTGTCTGACGATCAGGCTGTGTCGGAACTGGTGTATGGCCCCGGCGGCCTGCTCCAGTGCCTCGCCCCCAAGGCCATCCACCTTTGCATGAGCACCATCAGTGTCGAAACCTCTGCGGCACTTGCCTCAGCCCACGCCAAGGCGAACCAGGGCTATGTGGCCGCACCGGTATTCGGCCGGGCCGACAGCGTCGAATCCCGCCGCATCTGGATCGTGGCCGGCGGGCCCGAGCCCCAAGTCAACCGCTGCCTCCCCATCTTCGTGGCCCTGGGCCGCGACCATACCCGTGTGGGTTCCAAGGCCTCCCTGGCCCACGCCCTCAAGCAGGGCGGCATGACCCTCAGCCGGGCCATGGAAGAGGCCGTGGCCCAGATCCTCGGCTTCGCGGAGAAGGCCGGCATGGATCACTCGAACTACCTGCGCCTGCTGAACACGGCGATCTTCAAATCCCATCTGGTGGACGCCAATGGCGCCGTCAGCATCCGCCCCTCCTTCGACCCGAGGGACCAGTCCCTGGATCTGGCCGCCAACGAGATGCTGTTCCACGCGGCACGACGGGTGGGCGTGCCGGTTCCCGCCTCGGATTTGCTCAACGTGCGCCTCCAGGCCGCCGGCGCCCGGGGCTGGGGCGAGCAGGACCTCGCTGCCCTGTCAGAAGATCCGGATCCCACCGAGGCCCCGGCATCGACCGCGCCGGAATCGCCCACTTCGGCCCCTCCGGTTCCGGAACCTTCGCATGCGGAAGAAGCCGACGTCGAAACACCTCCACCGTCCCCTGACCCCCCTCCACCACCGCCAGTGGAAACCCCCATCGCCGTTGAAAAGCCAGCCACACCGGAACCGCCAGCCCCTGTTGTAGTCCCGGTTGTGCCCCCGGTGAAGGCCCAGCCAGTCCCCGCGGTGAAAGCTCCTTCTTCATCAGCAACTGCCAAGAAAACCCCGAACGTGCCTGCACCCACCCGCGGCGTGCCTCCCGTGCGAATCCCCACGCCGGTCTTCAAGCCGATTCCCCCGCCCGGGCCGCCATCGGTGCCTGTGCAGATTCTCAGCAACCTTTCACCCTCCGCCCAATCGGCGCCCACCTTGGTGCTGAAGGTGATTCCCGCACCCCTTCCTCCCCTCGCAGGCGCCGCACCTTCCCGGTCAACCAGCGCCAAACCCCCACGCCGGAACCCGGAACGGCGGAAGGGCAACGATCCGAAGCGCTCCCAATCCCGGCGCCAGGAAGAGCGCAGGGCCATTCCCCCTTCGGCGGAAACGCCAAGCCAGGCTCCCGCCCCGGAACCAGCCCAGACTCCCAAACCAGCTCCATCACCCACTCCGGCAACGCCTGTCAGCGCACCCAGACGGCTCTCCTCCGACACGTTCACCGCCGTGGAAGGTGGCTCCGAAGTGCTGATGGACCTGGAACAGACCAGTCATTTTGAAGTGATCATGGGCCAGGTCTGGGCCTGGTCCCAGGGCAAGCGCTACCACACACCCTGGCGAACCTTGGCCGAAGTGGAAGGGGCCTTCAAGCACGTCCTCTTCCTGCCCATCAAGCGCCACCTTCTCCTGCGCCCTGAGGCCGTCCAGAACCTGAAGCCGACCTTCGGCGGTGGGGCCAAGGCGGACATGGGTGGCAACCAGGAGATCGATGTGGGCCGTGCCGCCGCCCAGCGGCTCAAAGAGCTGCTCGGGCTCTGA
- a CDS encoding DegT/DnrJ/EryC1/StrS aminotransferase family protein — MALTPVPTLNRCAPFSPWPHYAADEVEAVARVMASGKVNYWTGTEAREFETEYAAASACDKAIALCNGTAALELAIQALDIPPGSEIITTPRTFIASASCAVMRGCTPVLADVDPVSQNITAETIQKVITSKTKAIIPVHLGGWPCDMDPIMDLASQHGLKVIEDCAQANGATYKGRPVGSLGHVAAFSFCQDKIITTGGEGGLVTTNDPEVWRRAWSFKDHGKSWAAVYETQHAPGFRWLHESFGTNWRMTEIQAVIGRLQLKKLPEWTRIRQANMARLNAAFQAFSCIRTTPTPAHIGHAAYKAYVFVRPEHLRDGWNRDRIMEEINARGIPCFSGSCSEIYLEKAFTQSGLGPKERFPVARELGETSLMFLVHPTLTRQNLDDTIAVASDVFSQASR; from the coding sequence ATGGCCCTGACTCCCGTCCCCACGCTCAACCGCTGCGCGCCCTTCTCGCCTTGGCCCCACTACGCTGCCGACGAGGTGGAAGCCGTGGCCCGCGTCATGGCAAGCGGCAAGGTGAACTACTGGACCGGAACCGAGGCCCGGGAGTTCGAGACCGAATACGCCGCCGCCTCTGCCTGCGACAAGGCCATTGCCCTCTGCAACGGCACCGCGGCCCTGGAGCTGGCCATCCAGGCCCTGGACATCCCGCCCGGTTCGGAAATCATCACCACGCCCCGCACCTTCATTGCCAGCGCCAGCTGCGCGGTGATGCGCGGCTGCACCCCCGTGCTGGCCGACGTGGATCCGGTCAGCCAGAACATCACGGCGGAAACCATCCAGAAGGTGATCACCAGCAAGACGAAGGCCATCATTCCCGTCCATCTCGGTGGTTGGCCCTGCGACATGGACCCCATCATGGACCTGGCCTCGCAGCACGGCCTGAAGGTCATCGAGGACTGCGCCCAGGCGAATGGCGCCACCTACAAGGGGCGCCCCGTGGGCAGCCTGGGCCACGTGGCCGCCTTCTCCTTCTGCCAGGACAAGATCATCACCACCGGCGGTGAAGGTGGTCTGGTCACCACCAACGATCCCGAGGTCTGGCGCCGCGCCTGGAGCTTCAAGGATCACGGCAAGAGCTGGGCGGCGGTCTACGAAACCCAGCACGCGCCCGGCTTCCGGTGGCTGCATGAATCCTTCGGCACCAACTGGCGCATGACCGAGATCCAGGCCGTCATCGGGCGCCTGCAATTGAAGAAACTGCCGGAGTGGACGCGGATCCGCCAGGCGAACATGGCCCGGCTCAACGCCGCCTTCCAGGCCTTCAGCTGCATCCGCACCACGCCGACGCCCGCCCACATCGGTCACGCCGCCTACAAGGCCTACGTGTTCGTGCGTCCGGAGCACCTGCGCGATGGCTGGAACCGCGACCGCATCATGGAGGAGATCAACGCCCGTGGCATCCCCTGCTTCAGCGGCAGCTGCAGCGAGATCTACCTGGAGAAGGCCTTCACCCAGAGCGGCCTCGGCCCCAAGGAACGCTTCCCCGTGGCCCGGGAACTGGGAGAGACCAGCCTGATGTTCCTCGTTCATCCAACTCTCACGCGGCAGAACCTGGACGACACCATCGCCGTCGCCTCCGATGTCTTCAGCCAAGCCTCCCGCTGA
- a CDS encoding sugar transferase — protein MTARRPLYQFTKRALDLLYALLLLPLLGPVMLIVWVLVRWKMGSPAVFKQVRPGLDARPFVIHKFRSMIDAYDAEGNPLPDKERLTTFGRLLRRSSLDELPQLLNVLKGDMSFVGPRPLLMEYVPRYSPEQRRRLDVRPGITGLAQIAGRNTVAWDERLALDVKYVDEASVWLDHLILLRTVKKVLRSEGVPTSGLDPNEKFQGTAKPDSGSMEPSAQPNKDSANL, from the coding sequence ATGACGGCCCGCCGCCCCCTTTACCAGTTCACGAAACGAGCCCTGGATCTGCTCTACGCCCTCCTGCTGCTCCCGCTGCTCGGGCCCGTGATGCTGATCGTCTGGGTGCTCGTCCGCTGGAAAATGGGCAGTCCGGCGGTTTTCAAACAGGTGCGTCCCGGCCTGGATGCCCGCCCCTTCGTCATCCACAAGTTCCGCAGCATGATCGACGCCTATGACGCTGAAGGGAACCCCCTGCCCGACAAGGAACGCCTCACCACCTTCGGGCGCCTGCTGCGCCGCTCCAGCCTGGATGAGCTTCCCCAATTGCTGAACGTGTTGAAAGGCGACATGAGCTTTGTGGGCCCCCGCCCGCTGCTCATGGAATATGTGCCCCGCTACTCGCCCGAGCAGCGCCGTCGCCTCGATGTCCGGCCAGGCATCACCGGCCTGGCCCAGATCGCCGGGCGGAACACCGTGGCCTGGGATGAGCGGTTGGCCCTCGACGTGAAATACGTGGACGAGGCTTCCGTCTGGCTCGACCATCTGATCCTCCTCCGCACAGTCAAAAAGGTGCTCCGCTCCGAAGGGGTTCCCACCTCAGGGCTGGATCCGAACGAAAAATTCCAGGGCACTGCCAAGCCTGACAGCGGTTCCATGGAACCTTCAGCGCAGCCGAACAAGGATTCCGCAAACCTCTGA
- a CDS encoding response regulator transcription factor, producing MPQASGLPMRRPVLNSAQAQSGVGESQVEATEWCALVVEDEPLTRTTIRATLLKEGFKVLEAESGEEALGLFDSATPHVVILDIGLPGLNGFEVCQKIRAKREDTGILMLTARTDPEDKITGLTLGADDYLVKPFNPGELIARIRAVLRRSALMNHAEEPLVFGNLCLDFQAQQALKNGVDVNLSPREFMLLAILPRHPGQVMTRDQLGKEVWGANHRGNARALDVFVCKLREKIEDDPTTPQIIRTVRGAGYICG from the coding sequence ATGCCACAGGCCTCGGGCCTGCCGATGCGCAGGCCTGTCCTGAACTCGGCGCAGGCTCAGTCAGGTGTGGGCGAATCCCAGGTCGAAGCCACCGAATGGTGTGCATTGGTGGTGGAAGACGAGCCCCTGACCCGAACCACCATCCGCGCCACGCTGTTGAAGGAGGGCTTCAAGGTTCTCGAAGCGGAAAGCGGCGAGGAGGCCCTGGGCCTCTTCGACTCGGCCACGCCCCATGTGGTGATCCTGGATATCGGCCTGCCTGGACTCAATGGTTTCGAGGTATGCCAGAAGATCCGCGCGAAGCGGGAAGATACGGGCATCCTCATGCTCACGGCGCGGACTGATCCCGAAGACAAGATCACAGGCCTCACCCTCGGCGCCGATGACTACCTGGTCAAACCCTTCAACCCCGGTGAGCTGATCGCCCGCATCCGAGCTGTGCTCCGGCGCTCTGCCCTGATGAATCATGCGGAAGAGCCCCTGGTCTTCGGCAACCTCTGTCTGGATTTCCAGGCCCAGCAGGCCCTGAAGAACGGCGTCGACGTGAACCTGTCTCCGCGGGAATTCATGCTCCTGGCCATCCTCCCGCGCCACCCAGGCCAGGTCATGACCCGGGATCAGCTTGGCAAGGAAGTCTGGGGCGCGAACCACCGCGGCAACGCACGCGCCCTGGATGTCTTCGTGTGCAAGCTCCGCGAAAAGATCGAAGACGATCCCACCACCCCGCAGATCATCCGCACCGTCCGCGGCGCGGGCTACATCTGCGGCTGA
- a CDS encoding LysR family transcriptional regulator: protein MPRKLARHLTWLEAFVAAVETGSLEAAAQHLGVARSVVSEHLRALEETLAEGEALVERGPGRRLRLTPRGERLFAGAQASFHQLDLKRLRDLAAPEPGLRLGLSPTLSDALMEPLAKAAATEDLKLEAAFGGAHELVRQIQTRELDLALGFTPLPPHRGVEYRVLARLPFVVLAAPACGLPKAAPFLRVKDLADRPFVDWLRDDPYGGANSARFLAAGIQVRESARVESFLQLYPALRAFGACAIAPDLRALAPFPADVVTWPLKERKAQVVEVVALWPSGGASPAAETCLKALAAHLRKRR, encoded by the coding sequence ATGCCCCGCAAACTTGCTCGTCATCTCACCTGGCTCGAGGCCTTCGTGGCCGCCGTGGAAACGGGCTCGCTGGAGGCCGCTGCCCAGCATCTGGGGGTGGCGCGCTCCGTGGTGAGTGAGCACCTGCGCGCTCTGGAGGAAACCCTGGCCGAAGGGGAAGCGCTGGTGGAGCGTGGCCCTGGACGCCGCCTGCGCCTCACGCCCCGGGGGGAACGCTTGTTCGCCGGAGCCCAGGCCTCCTTCCACCAGCTGGATCTCAAGCGCCTGCGTGATCTGGCCGCGCCGGAGCCCGGCCTGCGTCTGGGGCTGAGCCCGACCCTCTCCGACGCCTTGATGGAACCCTTGGCCAAAGCTGCCGCCACTGAGGACCTCAAGCTGGAGGCGGCCTTCGGCGGGGCCCATGAACTGGTGCGCCAGATCCAGACCCGTGAGCTGGACCTGGCCCTCGGCTTCACGCCTCTGCCGCCTCATCGCGGTGTGGAATACCGGGTGCTGGCCCGGCTTCCCTTTGTGGTGCTGGCGGCACCGGCCTGTGGGCTGCCGAAGGCCGCGCCCTTCCTGCGGGTGAAGGATCTCGCAGATCGGCCCTTCGTGGACTGGCTCCGGGATGATCCCTACGGCGGCGCCAACTCCGCCCGGTTCCTGGCGGCGGGCATTCAGGTGCGGGAATCCGCGCGGGTGGAGAGCTTCCTCCAGCTCTATCCGGCCCTGCGGGCCTTCGGCGCCTGCGCCATCGCCCCGGATCTGCGGGCCCTGGCTCCCTTCCCTGCGGATGTGGTGACATGGCCCTTGAAGGAGCGAAAAGCTCAGGTCGTAGAAGTGGTCGCCCTCTGGCCCTCGGGTGGCGCCTCCCCCGCAGCGGAGACCTGCCTGAAGGCCCTGGCGGCCCATTTGCGCAAACGACGATAA
- a CDS encoding aromatic amino acid hydroxylase: MSLTAVATPTPTQRAIQRLPAHLRRFVVDQIHEAYTPRDHAVWRHILRQLTERLKDTAHASYLSGLAATGIGLDRIPSLDEMNEKLETLGWCAVGVRGFIPPAVFTELQSLGVLAVAADIRSHEHLEYTPAPDIVHESAGHAPILADHRYAEYLKRCGEVGFRAIASVEDQAVYEAIRNLSVVKEDPAATEEELRLAQERLSAASASRRYVSESTKASRLYWWTAEYGLVGALSDPKLYGAGLLSSLGEAAHCLTDAVRKVPLSLVCADTEYDITRMQPQLFVARDFDHLFEVLEAFEATLGWRRGGDHGLEEALRARTVNHLVLDGGLELTGKVVARIPSRSELAPGLRTALARVEGPIQISRQGQALDRPWPGEALVAFGSGALPHRGAFSLDLPSGLFLTGFRVGEHEVINLRGHQDGRPLDLPSWALLFLSGALPSVAGGPADPGSWDQWFGDHSALAEGEAEAQARDRKAAALPMELADLYVETDRLRRGGSMDLERLNALRERAMKYPGEWLLQAELAALEALS, translated from the coding sequence TTGTCCCTCACAGCTGTCGCCACCCCTACCCCGACCCAGCGCGCCATCCAGCGCCTGCCCGCGCACCTGCGCCGCTTTGTGGTGGATCAGATCCACGAGGCCTACACCCCGCGCGATCACGCCGTGTGGCGCCACATCCTCCGGCAGCTCACCGAGCGGTTGAAGGACACGGCCCATGCGAGCTACTTGTCCGGCCTTGCGGCGACAGGCATCGGCCTCGACCGCATTCCCAGTCTGGATGAGATGAACGAGAAGCTCGAAACCCTTGGCTGGTGCGCGGTGGGCGTGCGGGGTTTCATCCCCCCGGCGGTGTTCACCGAGCTGCAGTCGCTGGGCGTGCTGGCGGTGGCCGCCGACATCCGCAGCCACGAGCACCTCGAATACACCCCAGCGCCGGACATCGTCCACGAAAGCGCGGGCCATGCCCCCATCCTGGCCGACCACCGCTATGCGGAATACCTGAAGCGCTGCGGCGAGGTCGGGTTCCGCGCCATCGCCTCCGTGGAAGATCAGGCCGTCTACGAGGCCATCCGCAACCTCAGCGTGGTGAAGGAGGATCCCGCAGCCACCGAAGAGGAGCTGCGACTCGCCCAGGAGCGACTGTCAGCCGCCAGCGCCAGCCGCCGCTACGTCAGTGAAAGCACCAAGGCCAGCCGCCTCTACTGGTGGACTGCGGAGTACGGCCTGGTGGGCGCGCTGTCCGACCCGAAGCTCTACGGCGCAGGCCTGCTGAGTAGCCTCGGTGAAGCCGCGCACTGCCTCACAGATGCGGTGCGGAAGGTGCCCTTGAGCCTCGTCTGCGCGGATACGGAATACGACATCACCCGCATGCAACCGCAGCTCTTCGTGGCCCGCGATTTCGACCACCTTTTCGAGGTGCTGGAAGCCTTCGAGGCCACGCTGGGCTGGCGCCGCGGCGGCGACCATGGCCTGGAAGAAGCCCTTCGGGCCCGCACCGTGAACCACCTGGTGCTGGATGGCGGCCTTGAGCTCACGGGCAAGGTCGTGGCGCGCATCCCTTCCCGCAGCGAACTGGCGCCCGGCCTGCGCACAGCCCTGGCGCGGGTGGAAGGCCCCATCCAGATCTCCCGTCAAGGCCAGGCCCTTGATCGCCCCTGGCCCGGCGAGGCCCTGGTGGCCTTCGGCAGCGGCGCTCTCCCTCATCGCGGCGCCTTCAGCCTGGATCTGCCCTCGGGCCTCTTCCTCACGGGCTTCCGCGTGGGCGAGCACGAAGTGATCAACCTGCGAGGCCACCAGGACGGGCGGCCCCTGGACCTGCCCAGTTGGGCGCTGCTGTTCCTCAGCGGCGCCCTGCCTTCCGTGGCCGGCGGACCGGCCGATCCGGGTTCCTGGGATCAGTGGTTCGGCGATCATTCAGCCCTGGCCGAAGGGGAAGCCGAGGCCCAGGCGCGGGACCGCAAGGCTGCGGCCCTGCCAATGGAGCTGGCCGACCTCTATGTCGAGACAGATCGCCTTCGCCGGGGCGGATCGATGGACCTGGAACGTTTGAACGCCTTGCGGGAGCGGGCCATGAAGTACCCTGGCGAGTGGCTGCTTCAGGCGGAGCTTGCGGCATTGGAGGCCCTGTCATGA
- a CDS encoding 4a-hydroxytetrahydrobiopterin dehydratase: MSWIEIDGTLVRTFKTPDFLTAYNLVSALVGPAEDLNHHPDIAFGWGYVRITLTTHDAGGITELDHRLAQAIDLTVKPFKL; this comes from the coding sequence ATGAGCTGGATCGAGATCGACGGCACCCTGGTCCGCACCTTCAAGACACCGGACTTCCTGACCGCCTACAACCTTGTCAGCGCTCTGGTGGGACCGGCCGAAGACCTGAACCACCATCCAGACATCGCCTTCGGCTGGGGCTATGTGCGAATCACCTTGACCACCCACGACGCGGGCGGCATCACAGAGCTGGACCACCGCTTGGCCCAGGCCATTGATCTCACCGTTAAGCCTTTTAAATTATAG
- a CDS encoding cytochrome c biogenesis protein ResB yields the protein MIKTLLSRFWSFLKSFQLTIVLLGLLMCLVVLCTLAQVEMGTQGAVNAYMRTFIVWNQPLLLRLPFPGGALVGLLLTFNLIAKTLDIKLTWQKSGMWLVHAGLVVLFAGEFVAGMMQVDTNMSIEVGQTVNYVQSYKEMELAVIDVTDPLWDEVYSVPDSLLSKGGDIAVPGTPITLKVKRFFRNAQLSNLAPGAPPSMATMGVGPGVSVVEAPVVSVDNEMNQTSAFVEPVAGGRSYGIWLASVAIGAPQSFTHEGHTYTLTMRLRRQYLPYAFTLKQFRHDVYPGTDIPKNFSSLVQVVNPSQKESREVLIYMNQPLRYEGKTFYQASFGKNDTLSVLSVVENPGWLLPYVSCVLVSLGLLVHFAIVLRRSLKRRQDKKEG from the coding sequence TTGATTAAGACACTCCTCTCCCGCTTCTGGTCCTTCCTCAAGTCCTTTCAGCTGACCATCGTACTGCTGGGCCTGCTCATGTGCCTGGTGGTCTTGTGCACCCTGGCCCAGGTGGAGATGGGCACCCAGGGCGCCGTGAACGCCTACATGCGCACCTTCATCGTCTGGAACCAGCCCCTCCTGCTTCGCCTGCCCTTCCCCGGCGGCGCTCTGGTGGGCCTTCTGCTCACCTTCAATCTCATCGCCAAGACGCTGGACATCAAGCTCACCTGGCAGAAGTCAGGCATGTGGCTGGTCCACGCGGGGCTGGTGGTGCTCTTCGCGGGCGAATTCGTGGCCGGCATGATGCAGGTGGACACCAACATGTCCATCGAGGTGGGCCAGACCGTCAACTACGTGCAGAGCTACAAAGAGATGGAACTGGCCGTCATCGATGTCACCGACCCCCTTTGGGATGAAGTGTACTCCGTGCCGGACTCCCTCCTGTCCAAGGGCGGTGATATCGCCGTTCCTGGCACACCCATCACCCTCAAGGTGAAGCGATTCTTCCGCAATGCCCAGCTCAGCAACCTTGCACCTGGCGCACCTCCCTCCATGGCCACCATGGGTGTGGGGCCCGGCGTGTCCGTGGTGGAAGCGCCCGTGGTGTCCGTCGACAACGAGATGAACCAGACCTCGGCCTTTGTCGAACCCGTGGCCGGTGGCCGCAGCTACGGCATCTGGCTGGCCTCCGTGGCCATTGGTGCCCCCCAGTCCTTCACCCATGAAGGACACACCTACACGCTCACCATGCGCCTGCGCCGCCAGTACCTGCCCTACGCATTCACGCTCAAGCAGTTCCGCCACGACGTCTATCCCGGCACCGACATCCCCAAGAATTTCTCCAGCCTGGTTCAGGTGGTGAACCCTTCGCAGAAGGAATCCCGCGAGGTGCTCATCTACATGAACCAGCCGCTGCGGTACGAGGGCAAGACTTTCTACCAGGCGAGTTTTGGCAAGAACGATACGCTGTCCGTCCTTTCCGTGGTTGAAAATCCCGGCTGGCTTCTCCCCTATGTGTCGTGCGTGCTGGTCTCTCTGGGCCTGCTCGTGCACTTCGCCATCGTCCTGCGCCGCTCCTTGAAGCGCCGCCAGGACAAGAAGGAGGGCTGA